From the Halorhabdus utahensis DSM 12940 genome, one window contains:
- a CDS encoding NAD(P)/FAD-dependent oxidoreductase, which yields MERTDVAVVGGGPGGAAAARAAAMAGADVTLFEKGVPRTDRNDELGPDSTDAAGILDYWVDIMDEDPAEIPEDVILSELDGATFHGPTESVTIADTGLDGSYDGFGFTVHRARFDDWLRQRAEDAGADYRVGTSVTGVETELSGSSPTHTLSLAGDGTVEADALVLADGPQRTVTLDVLDQFLPDGESSGQYLSPDRANHIAYQEHRRMPAELFDPDHIEFWWGVMPGHTAYPWIFPNDDYVARIGLTMPIGMDIDDVEDRDDYALLEPDDESIPPGRVYIRRLLEQEFPDYDLEDFPIVEDRGKQAGTEAYPISSTRPVESPTGANVAVVGGAMGATSAFHEGGDHVAIRTGKIAGELAATDDLGQYNAAWKDALGPEMRRNVTFADLVRGMGPTDWDRHFRTIRRMLERTGSRKRQAIAAGISGIDVYLRYRRKRWSYRGDRYIQLPESQYTV from the coding sequence ATGGAGCGGACAGACGTCGCAGTCGTCGGCGGTGGTCCGGGCGGCGCCGCCGCCGCCCGAGCGGCGGCAATGGCTGGTGCCGACGTCACACTTTTCGAGAAGGGAGTCCCGCGGACGGACAGAAACGACGAACTCGGTCCGGACTCGACGGATGCTGCTGGCATTCTCGACTACTGGGTCGACATCATGGACGAGGATCCGGCCGAGATCCCCGAAGACGTCATCCTCAGCGAGCTCGACGGCGCGACCTTTCATGGCCCCACTGAATCGGTCACGATCGCCGACACCGGTCTCGACGGATCCTACGACGGATTCGGCTTCACGGTCCATCGGGCCCGGTTCGACGACTGGCTCCGGCAACGTGCCGAGGACGCGGGTGCCGACTATCGGGTCGGAACGAGTGTCACCGGCGTAGAAACTGAGCTCTCAGGATCATCCCCCACGCATACGCTCTCGCTGGCTGGCGACGGGACGGTCGAGGCCGACGCGCTGGTGCTGGCTGACGGCCCACAACGGACCGTTACCCTCGACGTCCTGGATCAGTTCCTGCCGGACGGCGAGAGTTCGGGCCAGTACCTCTCGCCGGACCGGGCGAATCACATCGCCTACCAGGAACACCGTCGCATGCCCGCAGAGCTGTTCGACCCCGATCACATCGAGTTCTGGTGGGGGGTCATGCCCGGCCACACTGCCTATCCCTGGATCTTCCCGAACGACGATTACGTCGCCCGGATCGGCCTGACGATGCCCATCGGGATGGACATCGACGACGTCGAGGACAGAGACGACTATGCCTTACTCGAACCGGACGACGAGAGCATTCCGCCGGGCCGTGTCTATATCCGCCGGCTGCTCGAACAGGAGTTCCCCGACTACGATCTGGAAGACTTCCCGATCGTGGAAGATCGGGGCAAGCAAGCCGGCACCGAAGCCTATCCGATCTCCTCGACCCGACCCGTCGAGTCGCCGACCGGCGCGAACGTGGCGGTCGTCGGTGGCGCGATGGGGGCAACCTCCGCGTTCCACGAAGGCGGCGATCACGTCGCGATCCGGACAGGGAAGATCGCGGGGGAGCTCGCAGCCACAGACGATCTGGGACAGTACAATGCGGCCTGGAAGGACGCGCTCGGTCCGGAGATGCGCCGAAACGTCACGTTTGCTGACCTGGTTCGCGGGATGGGGCCGACGGACTGGGATCGGCACTTCCGGACGATTCGGCGGATGCTCGAGCGGACGGGCTCACGTAAGCGACAGGCGATTGCGGCGGGAATCAGCGGGATCGACGTCTATCTTCGCTACCGACGCAAACGCTGGTCCTATCGCGGTGACCGATACATTCAGCTACCCGAGTCGCAATACACGGTCTGA
- a CDS encoding DNA-directed RNA polymerase subunit A'', producing the protein MKARRRRSSSARRVRPTSRNTQTSGGTRRPETEVVIMTDTPTEYDPMNRYAAVDTDIAAVVEDTDLPRRLKTRVYEAIEDRDGVTVEQADDIAKAVESRYLDTRVDPLDPVGTVSAQSIGEPGTQMSIPGDERVIVRRDGETDVTEIGSLVDGLASVRESTTVEGHEVVSAPEEMEVPSLRADERVEWKPLEQVSRHEAPDELLQFELESGRTIRATKAHSFVTREDNEVIPVEGSDLEEGDWLPVVRSLDSDGQDSVDLREYLPASDYWYTSTLTDGGATTLPGGEDQIRNKRQALEAGEIEEHAVYPVQGTVGLPERFPLDEETGFFVGAFLAEGNLTDHYVSISNVDETFQNRVRAFAERFDLSVNEYENDSGFATGYDIRVNGTVLADFLREVCTVDGEKAIPDFAFGATSSFVRGLLSGYFSGDGNVGKNAVRASSTSNELIDGVTLLLARFDIYATFGTQDDSKTLRVPKKFVPAFTDRIGMIGERGDELEDLATDVDTDGPDTTDQIPNFGDSLKQAAKAAGIPSRQVNSAHKRQRVGRNRLRSLVEQIDETAEERPPQLGALERAVDGDVVWERIESIRTVEPESGYVYDFSVAGLETFTTAQGVVTHNTMNTFHYAGVAEIDVTQGLPRLIELVDARKEPDTPMMTVNLDGEYATERERAHEVVWKIEATRILALGDVSTNVADMLVQVDLNPDTLEERWPTADSVESVAEEIAATIESQLGVETQRKETVIQFGPEEPSYRDLLQLVEELREIVFKGIEEVSRVVIRKEEMDEDHENDEEFVLYTEGSAFGDVLGIEGVDASRTTCNNIHEIYSNLGVEAARESIIEETMNTLEEQGLDDVNVRHLMLVADIMTNNGVIESIGRHGISGSKDSVLARAAFEVTVSHLLDAAIHGEIDALNGVTENVIVGKPIKLGTGDVNLRMGSHTGGGAAD; encoded by the coding sequence ATGAAAGCGAGAAGGCGACGTTCCTCGAGCGCGAGGCGAGTCCGACCAACCTCTCGGAACACGCAGACGAGTGGTGGCACGCGGAGGCCGGAGACTGAGGTGGTTATCATGACAGACACGCCAACCGAATACGATCCGATGAACCGCTATGCGGCCGTCGACACGGACATCGCGGCCGTCGTCGAGGACACGGACCTGCCGCGCCGGCTGAAAACTCGCGTCTACGAGGCCATCGAGGACCGCGACGGCGTCACGGTCGAGCAGGCCGACGACATCGCCAAGGCCGTCGAGTCCCGCTATCTCGACACGCGCGTCGATCCGCTCGACCCCGTCGGGACGGTTTCGGCCCAGTCGATCGGGGAACCCGGCACCCAGATGTCGATTCCTGGTGACGAGAGGGTTATCGTCCGCCGGGATGGCGAGACCGACGTGACCGAGATCGGCTCGCTCGTCGACGGTCTCGCGTCCGTACGAGAATCCACGACTGTAGAGGGCCACGAGGTAGTCTCTGCGCCCGAAGAGATGGAAGTCCCGTCTCTCCGGGCTGACGAGCGCGTCGAGTGGAAGCCACTCGAACAGGTAAGTCGTCACGAAGCCCCCGACGAGCTCCTCCAGTTCGAACTCGAATCCGGCCGGACGATCCGGGCGACAAAAGCACACTCGTTTGTCACACGGGAAGACAACGAGGTCATCCCTGTCGAAGGGAGTGATCTCGAGGAAGGCGACTGGTTGCCCGTCGTCCGTTCGCTCGACAGTGACGGCCAGGATTCCGTCGACCTGCGGGAGTATCTCCCGGCGAGTGACTACTGGTACACCTCGACCCTGACCGACGGTGGGGCCACGACGCTCCCGGGCGGTGAAGACCAGATCCGGAACAAACGCCAGGCGCTCGAAGCCGGCGAGATCGAGGAACACGCTGTCTATCCCGTCCAGGGAACGGTCGGACTACCCGAACGGTTCCCGCTCGACGAGGAAACCGGATTCTTCGTCGGGGCGTTCCTCGCCGAGGGGAACCTGACGGATCATTACGTTTCCATCTCGAACGTCGACGAGACGTTCCAGAATCGGGTCCGTGCGTTCGCGGAGCGCTTCGATCTCTCCGTCAACGAATACGAGAATGACAGCGGATTTGCCACTGGTTACGACATTCGCGTCAATGGAACCGTTCTCGCTGACTTCCTGCGAGAAGTCTGCACCGTAGACGGCGAGAAGGCTATTCCGGACTTCGCGTTCGGTGCAACGTCCTCGTTTGTCCGGGGGCTCCTTTCAGGATACTTCAGTGGAGACGGAAACGTCGGCAAAAACGCCGTCCGAGCTAGTTCGACGTCCAACGAACTGATCGACGGTGTCACGCTTCTGCTGGCACGATTCGATATTTACGCGACGTTCGGCACGCAAGACGACTCGAAGACGCTTCGGGTGCCCAAGAAGTTCGTTCCGGCGTTCACAGATCGCATCGGGATGATCGGTGAGCGCGGTGACGAACTCGAGGATCTGGCGACCGACGTCGACACCGACGGCCCGGATACGACGGATCAGATCCCGAACTTCGGGGATTCGCTGAAACAGGCGGCCAAAGCGGCGGGCATCCCATCACGCCAGGTCAATAGCGCCCACAAGCGCCAGCGAGTCGGTCGCAACCGTCTCCGTTCGCTCGTCGAGCAGATCGACGAAACGGCCGAGGAACGTCCCCCGCAACTGGGTGCACTCGAACGGGCAGTCGACGGCGATGTCGTCTGGGAACGGATCGAATCCATCCGGACCGTCGAACCCGAGAGCGGGTACGTATACGACTTCTCTGTGGCCGGTCTGGAGACGTTCACGACCGCGCAGGGCGTCGTGACTCACAACACGATGAACACCTTCCACTATGCGGGTGTCGCCGAGATCGACGTCACCCAGGGGCTACCGCGGCTCATCGAGCTGGTCGACGCCCGCAAGGAGCCCGACACGCCGATGATGACCGTCAATCTGGACGGCGAGTACGCCACCGAGCGCGAGCGCGCCCACGAGGTCGTCTGGAAGATCGAGGCGACGCGCATCCTCGCGCTGGGCGACGTCTCGACGAACGTCGCGGACATGCTCGTTCAGGTCGATCTCAATCCCGACACGCTCGAGGAGCGCTGGCCGACGGCCGACAGCGTCGAGAGCGTCGCCGAGGAGATCGCCGCCACGATCGAGTCCCAGCTGGGCGTCGAAACCCAGCGCAAGGAGACGGTCATCCAGTTCGGCCCAGAGGAACCGTCCTACCGGGATCTCCTCCAGCTGGTCGAGGAGTTACGCGAGATCGTCTTCAAAGGGATCGAGGAAGTCTCCCGGGTCGTCATCCGCAAGGAGGAGATGGACGAGGACCACGAGAACGACGAGGAGTTCGTCCTCTACACCGAGGGGTCGGCCTTCGGCGACGTCCTCGGGATCGAGGGGGTCGACGCCTCGCGGACGACGTGTAACAACATCCACGAGATCTACAGCAATCTCGGCGTCGAGGCGGCACGCGAGTCGATCATCGAGGAGACGATGAACACCCTCGAGGAACAGGGGCTGGACGACGTGAACGTCCGTCACCTGATGCTGGTCGCCGACATCATGACCAACAACGGGGTCATCGAGTCGATCGGTCGCCACGGCATCTCCGGCAGCAAGGACTCCGTCCTTGCACGGGCTGCCTTCGAGGTCACCGTCTCACACCTGCTGGACGCCGCCATCCACGGCGAGATCGACGCCCTCAACGGCGTCACCGAGAACGTCATCGTCGGCAAGCCGATCAAGCTCGGCACCGGCGACGTCAACCTCCGGATGGGCAGTCACACCGGCGGCGGCGCGGCCGACTGA
- a CDS encoding NAD(P)-dependent oxidoreductase, giving the protein MDVLLLGASGRIGQRIAAELLDRGHTVTGVSRSGDVDAIDDPAFVAVAGDATDPDDIAQLATGHDAVASALGPDEDTPPDVLVDMMDAVIDGMGRASVERLVWTGGAGGLHVGPETRLVDTEEFPEEWEPVARAAIDAYDRLAETQDLAWTYVAPAALIEPGERTGEYRTADGELVADEDGDSYISMEDFAVAFVDELESGDAVHTYLGTGY; this is encoded by the coding sequence ATGGACGTGTTACTTCTCGGCGCGAGCGGGCGGATCGGACAGCGAATCGCGGCGGAACTGCTCGATCGAGGCCACACCGTCACGGGTGTCTCCCGGAGCGGCGATGTCGATGCAATCGACGATCCGGCGTTCGTCGCCGTCGCGGGCGACGCGACCGACCCCGACGACATCGCGCAACTCGCGACCGGCCATGACGCCGTCGCGTCCGCGCTCGGTCCCGACGAGGACACGCCACCGGATGTCCTCGTCGACATGATGGACGCCGTCATCGACGGAATGGGACGCGCCTCAGTCGAGCGACTCGTCTGGACGGGTGGCGCTGGCGGGCTGCATGTCGGCCCGGAGACGCGACTCGTCGACACCGAGGAGTTCCCCGAAGAGTGGGAGCCGGTCGCCCGGGCGGCGATCGACGCCTACGACCGACTCGCGGAGACCCAGGATCTCGCGTGGACGTACGTCGCGCCCGCCGCGCTGATCGAACCCGGCGAGCGGACCGGCGAGTACCGCACCGCCGATGGCGAACTCGTCGCCGACGAGGACGGCGACAGCTACATCTCGATGGAAGACTTCGCCGTCGCGTTCGTGGACGAACTCGAATCCGGCGACGCTGTCCACACCTACCTTGGGACCGGGTATTGA
- a CDS encoding GNAT family N-acetyltransferase, with product MRIETPSMSAVDALADLWVDLAEGQRAYGSHLATAPNRGRIRESISRHVVTGRIRVAREADRTIGFVMFTVESGTLERTELRGLIENLYVVPARRDEGIGTKLLAEAETALREEGATVVVLDVLADNEAAREFYRARGYDPHRVTVEKSIESDTPSKG from the coding sequence GTGCGTATCGAAACCCCGTCGATGAGTGCCGTCGACGCGCTCGCGGATCTGTGGGTGGACCTCGCCGAGGGCCAGCGCGCGTACGGCTCCCACCTCGCGACAGCCCCGAACCGAGGACGGATCCGCGAGTCGATCAGTCGCCACGTCGTGACCGGTCGGATTCGGGTCGCCCGTGAAGCCGACCGCACAATCGGCTTCGTGATGTTTACCGTCGAGTCGGGCACACTCGAACGGACGGAACTGCGCGGGCTGATCGAGAATCTCTACGTCGTACCTGCCCGGCGCGATGAAGGCATCGGCACGAAACTCCTTGCGGAAGCCGAGACAGCGCTACGGGAGGAAGGCGCAACTGTCGTCGTGCTCGACGTCCTGGCCGACAACGAGGCCGCCCGGGAATTCTACCGAGCCCGTGGGTACGACCCACACCGCGTGACCGTCGAGAAGTCGATCGAAAGCGATACGCCTTCAAAGGGGTAG
- the eif1A gene encoding translation initiation factor eIF-1A, with translation MSENSGRRNLRMPDSNEVFAVVTEHLGGNHVRLRCADGETRMGRIPGRMKYRVWIEEDDVVIAEPWDWQDEKATIEWRYDNQDADQLRREGHIE, from the coding sequence ATGAGTGAAAATTCAGGGCGACGGAACCTCCGTATGCCCGACAGCAACGAAGTGTTCGCGGTCGTGACCGAACACCTCGGTGGGAATCACGTCCGGTTGCGGTGTGCGGACGGCGAGACCCGCATGGGTCGGATCCCCGGCCGCATGAAGTACCGCGTCTGGATCGAAGAGGACGACGTCGTCATCGCCGAGCCGTGGGACTGGCAAGACGAGAAGGCGACCATCGAATGGCGCTACGACAACCAGGACGCCGACCAGCTGCGGCGCGAAGGCCACATCGAGTGA
- a CDS encoding response regulator, producing MAGPVSILVVEDDPDLRSLFRVWLADDDVKTVESGELAVQSADETVDVVLLDRDLPGIDGKVVARRLQAEGFQGTVAMVTGRDPEPAVATFPIDEYVTKPIERAELRAVVDRLSARREVPESVRTLFGLLTRRARLESTLDTRRLADSDEFEALTGRIDDQWATVRKETTVSAVSTMAEACLSPVVDCGRTLETPARVQQ from the coding sequence ATGGCTGGCCCAGTGTCGATTCTCGTCGTCGAAGACGATCCGGATCTGCGGAGTCTGTTCCGTGTCTGGCTTGCGGACGACGACGTCAAGACGGTCGAAAGTGGGGAATTAGCCGTCCAGAGCGCGGACGAGACCGTCGACGTCGTGTTGCTGGACCGTGACTTGCCAGGCATAGATGGCAAGGTCGTCGCTCGTCGCCTCCAAGCAGAGGGGTTCCAGGGGACGGTTGCCATGGTTACTGGTCGGGACCCGGAGCCAGCCGTCGCAACGTTCCCGATCGACGAGTACGTCACGAAGCCGATCGAGCGCGCCGAGCTCCGGGCCGTCGTCGACCGGTTGTCTGCGCGTCGTGAGGTGCCCGAGTCGGTGCGGACCCTCTTTGGACTGCTCACGCGGCGCGCCCGACTGGAATCGACGCTCGATACCCGCCGCCTTGCCGACAGCGACGAGTTCGAGGCACTCACAGGACGGATCGACGACCAGTGGGCGACCGTCCGAAAGGAGACAACCGTCTCAGCGGTATCGACCATGGCCGAGGCGTGTCTGTCACCGGTCGTCGACTGTGGCCGGACACTCGAAACCCCGGCCCGGGTGCAACAGTAA
- a CDS encoding dCTP deaminase/dUTPase family protein: MSELVDNVEGIVHEPTQVHEDGGVDLTVTEIYTVETPGRVDFGGGELQPANVAPHPRVWRNDDDDYQWWHLDAGTYLIEYNESLSETALLQPRSEIVERGASHPTLRIAELPRMPLTVGGAGLRLKENARVSTLIPR, encoded by the coding sequence ATGAGCGAACTCGTCGACAACGTCGAAGGCATCGTCCATGAACCGACGCAAGTGCATGAGGACGGGGGTGTCGACCTCACCGTGACGGAGATCTATACCGTCGAGACGCCGGGACGGGTCGACTTCGGCGGTGGCGAACTACAGCCGGCGAACGTAGCGCCTCATCCCCGAGTCTGGCGCAACGACGATGACGACTACCAGTGGTGGCATCTCGACGCGGGAACCTACCTGATCGAGTACAACGAATCCCTCTCGGAGACGGCACTCCTCCAGCCCCGGAGTGAGATCGTCGAACGTGGGGCGAGTCATCCGACGCTCCGGATTGCGGAACTGCCGCGGATGCCGCTCACGGTCGGTGGAGCAGGGCTCCGCCTCAAGGAGAACGCGCGAGTCTCGACGCTGATACCCCGGTGA
- a CDS encoding glycosyltransferase family 4 protein, which translates to MLISHYFEWEGVITGGHAQSVQNQRKMLDARDVEYTTEPVLDADILHLNNMGPRSIYYAKRAQRADVPVVVHAHQTAEDFRESFAFSNALARPMRPYLEYAYSLADHLICPSEHNQDVIETYTDTPTTVLSNGFDPDRLTGFESLREEYLNRYDLDPPVVFTVGHVIPRKGLEAFVETARAMPDLDFAWFGYLNPTGGGPVDRLLRSKETTRLVENAPENCTFTGYVEDIRGGFAAGDIFFFPTKNENEGMALLEAMACGRPPVVRDIPTFEWLEDGEDSLKASEDFTDPLDRLRDPELRERLGQRAAERSEAFTLDAIGDDLVDLYRQVLSN; encoded by the coding sequence GTGTTGATCAGCCATTACTTCGAATGGGAGGGCGTCATCACCGGCGGCCACGCCCAGTCGGTCCAAAACCAGCGGAAGATGCTCGACGCCCGCGACGTCGAGTACACGACAGAACCCGTCCTGGACGCCGACATCCTCCACCTCAACAACATGGGGCCGCGATCGATCTACTACGCGAAGCGGGCCCAGCGCGCGGACGTCCCGGTCGTGGTTCATGCCCACCAGACAGCCGAGGACTTCCGGGAGAGTTTCGCCTTCTCGAACGCCCTGGCCCGACCGATGCGTCCCTATCTCGAGTACGCTTACTCCCTCGCTGATCACCTGATCTGTCCCTCCGAGCACAACCAGGACGTGATCGAGACCTACACCGACACGCCGACGACGGTCCTCTCGAACGGTTTCGACCCTGATCGACTGACCGGTTTCGAATCGCTTCGCGAAGAATACCTGAATCGGTACGACCTCGACCCGCCGGTCGTCTTTACCGTCGGCCACGTCATCCCACGGAAGGGACTGGAAGCGTTCGTCGAGACGGCCCGCGCCATGCCGGATCTCGACTTCGCGTGGTTCGGCTATCTGAACCCGACCGGCGGCGGGCCCGTGGACCGACTGCTCCGCTCCAAAGAGACCACGCGGCTCGTCGAAAACGCCCCCGAGAACTGCACCTTTACCGGCTACGTCGAGGACATCCGCGGCGGGTTTGCGGCCGGCGACATCTTCTTTTTCCCGACCAAAAACGAGAACGAAGGGATGGCGCTACTGGAGGCGATGGCGTGTGGCCGCCCGCCAGTCGTCCGGGACATCCCGACCTTCGAGTGGCTCGAAGACGGCGAGGACAGCCTGAAAGCGTCCGAAGATTTCACCGACCCGCTCGACCGGCTACGCGATCCGGAACTGCGCGAGCGACTTGGCCAACGCGCCGCCGAGCGGAGCGAGGCCTTCACACTCGACGCCATCGGTGACGATCTCGTCGACCTCTATCGGCAGGTTCTGTCGAACTGA
- a CDS encoding NusA-like transcription termination signal-binding factor, which yields MTISLSDDERRAIVVAEEIADVTIRDCLIDDEHDRIAFVVKAGEVGKAIGRDGETVARIEDRLGRDVTLVEDAPTPEGFVANALAPAAVYDVTIEERDGERVAFADVDEADTGAAIGTEGRTIELARRLAGRHFEIDDIQLA from the coding sequence GTGACCATCTCGCTGTCGGACGACGAGCGCCGGGCGATCGTCGTCGCCGAGGAGATCGCCGACGTGACTATCCGGGACTGTCTTATCGACGACGAGCACGACCGGATCGCCTTCGTCGTCAAGGCCGGCGAGGTCGGCAAGGCGATCGGTCGGGACGGCGAGACAGTCGCCCGGATCGAGGACCGCTTGGGTCGGGACGTCACGCTGGTCGAGGATGCCCCCACTCCGGAGGGGTTCGTCGCCAACGCACTCGCGCCGGCCGCGGTCTACGACGTCACGATCGAGGAGCGCGACGGGGAACGCGTCGCTTTCGCCGATGTCGACGAGGCGGACACCGGCGCAGCGATCGGCACAGAGGGGCGGACGATCGAACTCGCCCGCCGACTTGCTGGCCGTCACTTCGAGATCGACGACATCCAGCTTGCGTGA
- a CDS encoding translation initiation factor IF-2 subunit beta — MNYDQALDRAYESLPERPADGDERLSVPDPEAQTDGAFTRLTNLRDIADALSREAEHLHRSIQRDLGTSGQFDEDRARYNGSFDAGDFSAAVDRYVTEFVTCSECGLPDTVLTSEDGIEMLRCQACGAFRPVETGTTTSNTHTDRPTVEEGKTYEVEIVGTGRKGDGVAEKGNYTIFVPGAQEGDVVSAYIESINGHLAFAQLA; from the coding sequence ATGAACTACGATCAGGCACTCGATCGCGCCTACGAATCGCTCCCTGAGCGGCCTGCAGACGGTGACGAGCGGCTGTCCGTTCCAGACCCCGAGGCCCAGACCGACGGGGCGTTCACTCGCCTCACGAACCTCCGGGACATCGCCGATGCCCTCTCGCGGGAGGCCGAACACCTCCATCGCTCGATCCAGCGTGATCTGGGAACCAGCGGCCAGTTCGACGAGGACCGCGCCCGATACAACGGGTCGTTCGACGCCGGTGACTTCAGCGCCGCGGTCGACCGCTACGTCACGGAGTTCGTCACGTGTTCGGAGTGTGGCCTGCCGGATACAGTCCTGACGAGCGAGGACGGCATCGAGATGCTCCGGTGTCAGGCATGCGGGGCCTTCCGGCCGGTCGAGACCGGCACCACGACGAGCAATACCCACACTGACCGTCCCACGGTCGAGGAAGGCAAAACCTACGAGGTCGAGATCGTTGGCACCGGCCGAAAGGGAGACGGTGTCGCCGAGAAGGGCAACTACACTATTTTCGTCCCCGGCGCACAAGAGGGCGACGTCGTTTCGGCCTATATCGAATCGATCAACGGCCATCTGGCGTTCGCACAGCTGGCGTAG